AATGGATTCGAGtacctacaagaaaaatggagtATATGTTATAATCAGATATGGTAGAGCTCTTCTTCTATAGAAGGGAGTTATACACGATGGTTTCCTTCTAGCGACCAATTTCTTCTCACGGTTCAGGCGACGGAGGAGGGGTTTCAATTGTTGCAGTTGTTGCTTGAGTTTGCCTTTACCAGGGAGGGACAACCATTGGAGGATCGATAGGTTGTTCTAGGCTCAAGCAGCCTCCTCTCATGCCTAAACCATAACTCTTTTTTCAATTCTGCTGCCATGGAAGAAATCAGGTGAAAGAGGTGAGTCATTTTGGCACTTCTATTGCACTCATCTATTTCTCCTTCAGCTTTTCGTTGTTAGAAGTATGTGTTTCGAGCAATGGTTCTCTTCTCTTTCAGTGGTTCCCATGGATGAATTTTGAGTGTTAAAGACTATTTGGTTGTTTAGTTGATGCGAAAGAGTTGTTTGAGAAAATGCCTAAAAGATATGTGGGGACTTGGAAGGCTACGGTTTTAATGTACGTACAAGGAGTTGTTGAGACTTTAGAGAATGAATTGCCAAGATTATGGGGTCATGGTGATACACAGATTGAATCTTCGTATCCAGGTCACAATGGGTTGTTGTGAGAATGGTCGGAAAGCAATAAAGAAGGCAAGGAATGCAACATATATTTCAAGGAATGAAGTCAGAAAGATTTCGAAAGAGATACAAAAATTGGAGAAGCAAATGATTGTTAGAAGTACTATTTGTAATGATAGAAGTTCTCAAAGCCACTGCATGATAATCCTTGATGTCCCAACAGTAGGAAGACATCAGATGCTTGTAGACATAAAGGGATCTAAAAATATTGACCAAGTTGGTCTAATGGGATTCGAGGCAAAAAATGCAGATAGCAAAGATCAACCAAGGAAACATAGAATTAAAAATAGTGGTTGAATCCATTCCAAATGGTGATTCTCATGTGCCATTTAGAGATAGCAATTTGACCATGCATTTGCAAGATTCCTTTGAGGATGACAAtaggggtgtacaagaaacTGTGGAACCGGCTATGGCCGATTCAAACCGACCTTGGAGGTTGGAACTAACTAAGACTGCCAAGGAACCGGTCGATGGGCTGCAATGTTTTAATAGAACCGACTGTCGTCGGTTTGGTCGTGGTTTGAGGCCGACTCAAACCACTAAACTGGACGATGTAATAatacctaatttttttaaaaattatatcaatatgaAACGATGAcgttccacttaagtttaagtgaAATGACATTGTTTCACTCCTGCATTTATGCTTTAGACACAAATTAAATGACACCGTTTattattaaaccaaacggcgtcgttttatctATAAGgtgcaaaaaaaaataagtagaatGGCACCATTtggtattaaaccaaacggcgtcgtttagaTAATATGTCGTCTACTCTCTTAGACGAACGACACGTCTAGGAGGGAACCGAGAACTGACCATGAATTGTTGGAGTCGATATGCCCGGTTGTTCTCCTTCCCATCGATCGGTTATGGTTGGTTGCTCCACCGTTTTCCCTCTCATTGGTTGGCAGCAGTTTTACCCAAAAATCGAGCTGAAGGGTTTAATTTTCATCCCTAGATgacaaatcaaaatttttaatgataCTCTATGTTAGCGTGATATGCTCTGTGTTTCCTTATTTAGCTTTAgacacttgtatatatttatttacgtaGAATCTGTACAGAGGGCTAGTTTCCATACATAGACAGATTTTATTTACTGTAATCCAGGCTTAATTCTAGCCATGTATCTTGCACTTTGGTGCctttataatgataagaaatccTCACAATGAGGTATTCAAGCcaatttgacatggtatcaagaaCAAGTTATTagtcttacattttttttctttcgggCTTTTCCTTTTGGCATTATCGGCGGCATCTGTGTTGTCTTTGGCTTCTGTTCTGGTGATTTGGTCCTATCGGCAGCATCTGTGCTATCTTTGGTTGCTGTTCTAGTGATTCGGTTCTCTCTGGGTGTTTTTTTTTCGGTGCAGTCTGGTTATGGGTTCAGTGTTTTTTCTGTGGCTCTCGGCTTCCTGTTGTGTGGGTCTTGTTCCAGGCTCCTGGTCGGCACTTTCTGTGCCCTTTTTCGTTGCTGTTCTGTGCATTTCTGTTGCCTTTTTTAGTCTCTTTTATTTTCGGCTTTGTGGGTTGGTGTTGACAGCagattcttgaattttttttttggtctcggCAGCACTTATTTCTGCAGCTTTCGGCAGctcctttatttcttttggattGTCAGCAATTTTTTGGTTGGTCAGGTACTATTTTTAATTCGGCGTGCACTTATTTTTTTACGGGTCTCATGTCTTCCGAGTCTTTTACCGTGAAATTTACGGGTAAAAATTATTCTACATGGGAATTTCAATTCCGTTTATTTGTTCTGGGAAAGGAGTTATGGGATCATATTGATGGGAGTAATCCGGCTCCTACTGAGCTTCCTAAATTAGCTTAGTGGCAGATCAAAGATGCTAGGGTGATGACATGGATTTTAGCATCGGTTGATCCTCTGATTGTTCTTAATTTGAGGCCTTATAAAACTACTAAATCTATGTGGGActatttgaaaaaggtgtataATCAGGACCATACGGCTCGACGGTCTCAGTTAGAGTATGAAATTGCCAGTTACACTCAGGGCAATCTCTTCATTCAAGATTATTTTTCTGGATTTAATAATCTTTGGGGAGAATTTACTGACATAATTTATGCCAAGGTACCAGAAGAGTCTCTCTCTGTTGTGCAGGAAGTTCATGCGCAAAGCAAGCgcgatcaatttttaatgaagttacgTCCTGAATTCGAGGTCACTCGCTCTAATTTGATGAATCGTGCTCCTGTGCCGTCTTTGGATATTTGTTTTGGGGAATTACTTCGTGAGGAGCAGCGTCTTGCCACCCAGGCTACTTATCAGCATGACACAATGATACCCCCTGCTGTTACTTATGCTGCTCATGGAAAAGGCAAGGGACGAGACATGCGGACAGTTCAATGTTTCAGTTGCAAAGAATACGGACATATTGCTAATAATTGTGCACGGAAATCTTGCAACTATTGTAAGAAGCCTGGGCATATTATCAAAGATTGTCCTACACGTCCCCAAAATCGCCAGGCTCATGCTTATCAGGCTACGGTGGGTTCCGCTTCTGCTACTCCCGTTCATGACTCATCTACTCTTACTACTGAGAAGGTTCAGCAGATGATTCTTTCAGCTTTTTCAGCCTTAGGGCTGCAAGGTAACGGTTCCCTTTCTCCCTCATGGCttgttgattcgggtgcatctaaTCACATGACTAGTTCTTCTGATACACTTAGCAATATTCGGCCTTATACTGGATCGACACACATTCAGATTGCTAACGGTAGTCAGTTACCTATTCATGCTATTGGGGATATGGATTCCACTGTTAGAGATGTTTTTGTCTCTCCTCAGCTTTCTACTAGTCTTATTTCAGTGGGTCAACTAGTTGATAACAACTGTGATGTTCGTTTTCCTCGTGATGGTTGTCTTGTGCAGGATCAGGTGTCGGGCAAGATACTCGCGAGGAGGCCTAAAGTTGGAcgtttatttcctttacatTTTTCCATTCCTAATGTCATTTCATTTGCTTGTAACACTGTGAACAATAAGTGTGAAGTATGGCACAAACAGTTAGGTCATCCTAATTCCGTTATTTTATCTCATGTCATAAACTCTGGTTTGTTGGGCAATAAagatcaattttcttctctctcttttgattgtTCCACGTGTAAATTAGGCAAAAGTAAGTCTCTTGCTTTTCCTTCTCATAGTACTCCTGTTGAACGTTGTTTTGATTTGattcatagtgatgtgtggggcaTTTATCCTGTTATCTCTCATGCAAATTATAAATACtttgttacgttcattgatgattatacgAAGTATacttggatttattttcttcgcTCAAAATCTGAGGTCTTCTCTGTCTTTCAACAATTTACTGCTTATGTTGAAACTCAGTTTTCTTCTGGCATTAAAATTTTGCGGTCTGATTCAGGTAGTGAGTACATGTCTCGTaagtttcatgattttcttaataaaaaaggCATTGTTTCTCAACGTTCTTGTCTGTATACACCTCAACAAAATTGTGTTGCTGAACGAAAAAATAgacatttgttggatgttgttcgTACGTTACTACTCCAATCCTCTGTTCCCCCTCAATTCTGGGTCGAAGCCTTATCTACGGcagtttatttaattaatagattgcCATCCagtgttttgaattttgaaagtcCTTATTTTCGTTTGTATCATCGACATCTTACCTATCTTGATATGCATACTTTTGGTTGTGTCTGATTTGTTCATTTGCCTTCTCATGAACGACATAAGTTATTTGCTCAATCTGTTCGATGCGCTTTTATGGGTTATAGTGCTTCTCACAAAGGCTATGTTTGCTTTGATTCATGCTCTAACAGATTTCGTATTTCTCGTCATGTTGTGTTCTTTGAGAATCAGtccttctttccttcttctgttGAGTCTTTACCTGAGATACATGCTTTGCCTAATTTTGATGACCCGGTTTCTTTTCCTGATCGTTTCAAATCTGGACTTGTATATGAAAGACGACATCCTCCTTTGCCCCTTCCTGAGCCTGGTCCGCCATCTGAGCCTGTTCAGCATGCATCCTCTACGGGTGATCTGCCTCCTACCATAGTTCCTCGCCGTTCGACCAGAGTATCTCGCCCACCCGACCGGTATGGTTTCTCTCATACCTCTCTTCATGCTACTTTGTCCTCCATTCTCATCCCGTCAGGTTACTCTGAGGCAGCTAAACATGATTGTTGGCAGGCGGCGATGGCCGAGGAACTCCAGGTTCTTCAGGATAATCATACATGGGATGTTGTTCTTTGTCCTGCTCAGGTGAAAgccattggttgtaaatgggtttattcCATCAAGCTGCGTTCTGATGGGACTCTGGATCGGTATAAGGCCCGGTTGGTTGCACTTGGTAATCGGCAGGAATATGGGGTGGACTACGAGGAGACTTTTGCTCCGGTTGCCAAGATGACTACAGTTCGGACTATTCTCTCGGTTGCTGCCTCTCAAGGCTGGCCTCttcatcagatggatgtcaaaaatgcttttcttcatggtgatcTCAAAGAAGAAGTCTACATGACCCTTCCTGCTGGTttgtcctcctcttcctcctctgaTGTCTGTAAATTGAAAAGATCGTTGTATGGGCTGAAACAAGCTCCCCGAGcgtggtttgataaatttcactccactttgcttcaattttcttttaagcaGAGTGCCTAtgattcttctttatttttctacaaGACCTCTCTTGGCATTGTTCTTCttctggtttatgttgatgatattgttattacTGGGACAGACTCTGCTTTGATCACCCgattgcagcatcatctccaagcatcctttcatatgaaggatcttggtcCTCTTACTTACTTCTTGGGATTGGAAGTCCATACTGATCCTTCTGGCATTTTTTTGAATTAGCATAAATACACTCAGGATCTGATTACTTTGGCTGGT
This genomic interval from Carya illinoinensis cultivar Pawnee chromosome 2, C.illinoinensisPawnee_v1, whole genome shotgun sequence contains the following:
- the LOC122300686 gene encoding uncharacterized protein LOC122300686 isoform X2, with the translated sequence MTWILASVDPLIVLNLRPYKTTKSMWDYLKKVYNQDHTARRSQLEYEIASYTQGNLFIQDYFSGFNNLWGEFTDIIYAKVPEESLSVVQEVHAQSKRDQFLMKLRPEFEVTRSNLMNRAPVPSLDICFGELLREEQRLATQATYQHDTMIPPAVTYAAHGKGKGRDMRTVQCFSCKEYGHIANNCARKSCNYCKKPGHIIKDCPTRPQNRQAHAYQATVHLIT
- the LOC122300686 gene encoding uncharacterized protein LOC122300686 isoform X1 translates to MTWILASVDPLIVLNLRPYKTTKSMWDYLKKVYNQDHTARRSQLEYEIASYTQGNLFIQDYFSGFNNLWGEFTDIIYAKVPEESLSVVQEVHAQSKRDQFLMKLRPEFEVTRSNLMNRAPVPSLDICFGELLREEQRLATQATYQHDTMIPPAVTYAAHGKGKGRDMRTVQCFSCKEYGHIANNCARKSCNYCKKPGHIIKDCPTRPQNRQAHAYQATVGSASATPVHDSSTLTTEKVQQMILSAFSALGLQGSGVGQDTREEA